A region from the Hydra vulgaris chromosome 10, alternate assembly HydraT2T_AEP genome encodes:
- the LOC136086081 gene encoding uncharacterized protein LOC136086081: protein MPRKYNKHSVGKRAYNTSNTILLKECMGAINEGMSIRQASKRFSIPRRTTIHNKMKSKHKKCIGAPTVFTYDEEQLFSSRIKVMCDWGFPLNKLDGKMLVAGYLKSQNRTVKIFKNNIPGDDWVSSFMKRSQLTHRIASNIKRKRAAINKEQLKIYFDNIRLELEGVPPCNIWNYDETNLRDDPGNKKVVMKRGTKYPERIMNSSKACFSVMFCGNGVGEILPPYTVFKSTHLYNLWIKHGPKNSRYNRTQSVWFDEVTFEDWFFRTLLPCIKKQTGKKALIGDNLSSHLSHKVIHSCEKYNIRFICLLPNSTHLLQPLDVAFFAPLKKAWRSILLGWKLTSRGKKFATLPKEDFSKLLNVFQQLREIFF, encoded by the coding sequence ATGCCTCGTAAATATAACAAGCATAGTGTTGGAAAACGTGCATACAACACTTCTAATACCATTCTTTTGAAAGAGTGTATGGGTGCAATTAATGAAGGTATGTCTATTCGTCAAGCCTCAAAAAGGTTTAGTATACCAAGAAGAACGACTATACATAATAAAATGAAGTCAAagcataaaaaatgcattggTGCACCAACCGTATTTACTTATGATGAGGAACAGTTATTTTCATCTAGAATCAAGGTCATGTGTGATTGGGGATTTCCATTAAATAAACTTGATGGTAAAATGTTAGTAGCTGGTTATTTAAAATCGCAAAATCgtactgtaaaaatatttaaaaacaatattcctGGTGATGATTGGGTCTCAAGTTTTATGAAACGTTCACAGTTAACCCATAGAATAGcatcaaatattaaaagaaaacgtGCAGCTATAAACAAagagcaattaaaaatttattttgacaatattaGACTTGAGCTTGAAGGAGTTCCACCTTGTAACATTTGGAATTATGATGAAACAAATTTGCGTGATGACcctggaaataaaaaagttgttatgaaGCGTGGAACTAAGTACCCTGAGAGAATAATGAATAGCAGTAAAGCTTGTTTCTCTGTAATGTTTTGTGGAAATGGTGTTGGAGAAATTCTTCCACCATACACAGTTTTTAAAAGCACacatttatacaatttatggATAAAACATGGTCCAAAAAATTCTCGCTATAATAGAACCCAATCTGTCTGGTTTGATGAAGTTACTTTTGAGGATTGGTTTTTTCGAACATTATTGCCATGCATTAAGAAACAAACTGGAAAAAAAGCATTAATAGGTGACAATCTCTCCTCCCATTTAAGTCATAAAGTTATTCATTCTTGtgaaaaatataacattagATTCATATGCCTTCTGCCCAATTCAACCCATTTACTTCAACCTCTTGATGTTGCATTCTTTGCACCATTAAAAAAAGCCTGGAGAAGTATACTTCTGGGTTGGAAACTCACTTCTCGTGGTAAAAAATTTGCAACGTTACCAAAAGAAGATTTCTCTAAGTTGCTGAATGTTTTTCAGCAACTTAGAGAAATCTTCTTTTGA
- the LOC100204446 gene encoding dimethylaniline monooxygenase [N-oxide-forming] 2 encodes MANAVEETLDLVIIGAGWSGLLACKYAKEENLQVRVLETRDDLGGVWNFSPDPNVVTVMKNTCTTSSSSVTEISDFPMPCKIGNFPKHSDIWEYLNSYAKKHDLRKKIHFNCRVSKIFKENGVWIICTELNFTYYAKNLMICTGVHQKANRKLEETLFKNYTGELLHSGCLKEFRKEHQDLRIMVLGGGETSSDVLDEWYPHVKSIVWCIPRGQHFFRKYAKLLPHREPQALDKASSRALKLISPQTKGKPGLAWICRWTTSGSLLAYEGHGIPEFRSNNQFFHAFINKHAHVLDYIDYKKVIPKGPIDKVVEKKVFFADGTSVEVDVIIQCTGYQVDFPFLPDAYKCNFSDLYKLVYDVNDTSLSYIGYARPVIGSIPGMAEMTSRWVVRVIAGHVKLATFEERTRVIEEDKKYWEQYFQTTSRRITTLVEAYTYIDSIAKLSNCYPDYWALFKKSPKDFFTAYFAPYNGCCYRLNEPDHCEQALNTLRHHSKGTITPWNLLTILFFRIIMFDWFCDILCNIKYKMQTSPLIRYVQKWRVIRFLDYIWCTPKRLLFDNRSKPR; translated from the exons ATGGCTAATGCAGTCGAAGAAACATTAGATTTGGTTATTATTGGAGCGGGGTGGTCTGGTCTTCTTGCCTGTAAATATGCAAAAGAAGAAAACTTACAAGTGAGAGTTCTTGAAACGAGAGATGATTTAGGAGGAGTTTGGAACTTCAGTCCGGATCCAAACGTTGTTACAGTAATGAAAAATACATGCACAACCTCGTCAAGTTCTGTTACAGAAATAAGTGACTTTCCCATGCCATGTAAAATAGGTAACTTTCCAAAACACAGCGATATATGGGAATACTTGAATAGCTATGCTAAGAAACATGATTtacgaaaaaaaattcattttaactgccgagtttcaaaaatatttaaagaaaatggaGTGTGGATTATTTGTactgaattaaattttacatactacgcaaaaaatttaatgatctGCACGGGTGTTCATCAAAAAGCTAATCGTAAATTAGAAGAAACTCTATTTAAAAACTACACTGGTGAGCTCCTTCACTCAGGGTGTTTAAAAGAATTTCGCAAAGAGCATCAAGATCTACGCATTATGGTTTTGGGTGGTGGAGAAACATCTAGTGATGTTTTGGATGAGTGGTATCCCCATGTTAAATCAATTGTTTGGTGTATTCCTCGTGGTCAACACTTTTTCCGAAAGTATGCTAAACTGCTCCCACACCGTGAACCGCAAGCACTCGACAAAGCTTCGTCGAGAGCTTTGAAACTTATATCACCTCAAACAAAAGGAAAACCAG GGCTAGCGTGGATATGTCGATGGACCACCAGCGGATCTTTGTTGGCTTATGAAGGCCATGGTATACCTGAGTTTAGAAGCAATAACCAGTTTTTTCATGCCTTTATTAATAAACATGCGCATGTACTGGATTATATcgattacaaaaaagttattccTAAAGGCCCTATTGATAAAgttgtagaaaaaaaagttttttttgccgATGGTACGAGCGTAGAGGTTGATGTTATCATTCAGTGTACTGGATACCAAGTTGACTTTCCATTTTTGCCAGATGCctacaaatgtaatttttctGATCTTTACAAGCTTGTTTATGATGTCAATGACACTTCATTGTCATACATTGGATACGCTAGACCAGTCATTGGTTCTATTCCTGGAATGGCTGAAATGACATCCAGATGGGTAGTTCGAGTAATCGCTGGTCATGTAAAACTAGCAACTTTTGAGGAGAGAACTCGAGTAAtagaagaagataaaaaatattgggAACAGTACTTTCAAACAACCTCAAGAAGGATCACAACTTTAGTTGAAGCTTATACTTATATCGATTCTATAGCTAAGCTAAGCAACTGTTATCCGGATTACTgggcactttttaaaaaaagtcctaaagatttttttactgCATATTTTGCACCGTATAATGGTTGCTGTTATCGACTAAACGAGCCTGATCATTGCGAACAAGCCTTAAACACTTTGCGGCATCACAGTAAAGGAACAATTACCCCCTGGAATTTGttgacaattttgttttttcggATTATTATGTTTGATTGGTTTTGCGACATTCTTTGTAACATTAAGTATAAAATGCAAACAAGTCCATTAATCCGATATGTTCAAAAATGGAGGGTTATTCGATTTTTAGATTACATTTGGTGTACGCCTAAACGGCTTTTGTTTGATAACAGAAGTAAACCAcgctaa